A window of Lepidochelys kempii isolate rLepKem1 chromosome 1, rLepKem1.hap2, whole genome shotgun sequence contains these coding sequences:
- the NINJ2 gene encoding ninjurin-2 codes for MASEGEIINLQVGNPGSRRDNPININHYATKKSVAESMLDVALFMANVTQLKAVLEQGVSFQYYATLISLISISLFFQVVIGILLIIIARLNLNDVSKQQRLNVLNNAATALIFITVILNIFITGFGVQKTGLYPTRRRY; via the exons GTGGGGAATCCTGGCTCAAGGAGGGACAATCCAATCAACATCAACCACTATGCGACTAAGAAGAGTGTGGCAGAAAGCATGCTGGATGTGGCGCTGTTCATGGCCAATGTCACACAACTCAAAGCggtgctggagcagggggtttcATTCCAGTATTATGCCACCCTGATATCGCTCATCAGTATCTCTCTCTTCTTCCAGGTGGTGATTGGAATTCTTCTTATCATCATTG CTCGGCTGAACCTGAACGACGTGTCAAAGCAGCAGCGCCTGAATGTGCTCAATAATGCTGCCACGGCTCTGATCTTCATCACCGTCATTCTCAACATCTTCATCACTGGCTTTGGTGTGCAGAAGACTGGTCTCTACCCTACCAGGAGACGTTACTGA